Genomic segment of Neoarius graeffei isolate fNeoGra1 chromosome 7, fNeoGra1.pri, whole genome shotgun sequence:
TTGTAGAAAAATCTGAGCCGGTGAAATGTTGGTGTCCCCATGATAAATATCTTGTTAAGCTATTTCCACGAGTTATGGAATTACAAACCGTTTGGGAAATTCCTTTAGCTCTTGAAGGCAGCAGCATATAACTCTGTGCTCCAGTTTCACATCAAGCAAACTGGATGCCTGGATTGGTCCGTTAATATTCTGGGGTAAGAAGAGCACAATTTGATGCACTGATCTACAGTATACATAAACACTTGATTGCCCCCTAGACTTAAAATGATGTATTGCATGCATATCTGCTCgctgaaattgtaaataataatgaATTTAAATTAAACCATATTGGTCAAGTGAGCAACTCTGTGGTGCATACCATCAAGATGTCCATGTGAATGTGAGAGAGGTAAAGTTCCTCATTAATCTGTGGTTTATTTTTGTCTTTCCACATCTCATCATGTTCCAGCTTAATTATGTTGTCCAGAGATGATCTCACATCTACCTGTTACACACAAAGAATCTTTCATTATTAAGTGTGTTATTTGATCACAGTAGCTTTGTTTCAGTGGCACAAAACTTCAAGACTACATATATTAATCTGTACCTTACCTGTAAGCGATCGCAGTATGCATTCTTGATCTGATCTAAAAAATCATCATCTAGTTTAAGTgtcttcagctcctccttcaaTTCCAGCTGTAAAGAATCGCTTCCCATAATCTTCTCACTGTAGTAAATGTAACACTATCAAATTAATCATGCCTTATACCAATTAAAATGTTTCTTATAAAACAACTTTTAGACTATTTATTAAAGtagtaatataataatataatatagtactataataataataatatataatacTATGGTAATATCTAGTAATATGGTAGTAGTCTTTTGTCCTTATAAGATCGTGCATTTTTAGAAAATGCAGGGGGGAACAATTGAATTATGCCTCTAATATGAATTTCTAATGAACAGCCTTTGCTGTAAATGCCTCCATTATTTGAGTTTCAGAATTATTCATGTGTTTGGAAGTATTGCGCTATCTTAGGGAACTGTGTAGTCACAATGTATTTAAGATGAATGATCAGTAATCAGTTCTTCAGAGACATTCAAAATTAAATCCATAACCTACAAAACGGGTCATGTTTATCAGCATTAAATGTTATATAAACAATGAAAAACGCAGACTAATGGTATAAAAAATAATGAATATAGACATACTAAGACATTAAGTCACATTTTCATAGTTTTTATACAATGTGAATCAAACACTCAAAGGGGAGTCAAATTCACAGACAACAGAAAACTAATTCAGCAACTAGAAACCATAATGACATGCTAATCTCTCGTCTCATGTCTAAAATTATAAACAGTGTTCTTAAGTAATATCATTATGAAACTAGCACTTTCCAAGTTTCTTCAAAATGCTAGATTTCACAGCTAATCAATTTATTGCCAGATAATGAAGTTACTATGCAAACTATGTAACAAGCTTTGAATAATTAATAAtgatagtataaatatgcaggtgattataggaaatcgcgtactgattggtcgagaaacttggactatttctcgataatcacctcgggcgactcggcaaaacggctgccaatctgtttgtcaagtgaggaagaattacaaatattatgaaagaaaatgctgttcaaaaaacactaaagatgctgcgaagtttggtctgaaactattcaaaggtaaggtggaattgtgatttatctgtttcaaaacaaagtattttatgtgagtcggcatagataagtgacacaaccctgcgccgcaccgttattacatttgcatgccacttttgaagtttgaaataaatttttaaactatttttttaaataatcacctgtgtatttatactaaaacaattaaattaaaacattaaattaaacaattaattTAAACAATTACATTAAAAAATCTCGACTTTGTCTAAGTTATTATCCACTGATATTCAGTTCaccggcgaataattgttaaataataggTGATGTACAAATTGTCCTAATGTGAGAATGACACTCCCAATACATCTCATCTTATAATTGGACTGCAATTACTCAAGAACACACTCTATTAATCACCAGGTCCTCACCTGTGGTAACGGTTCAAAATAAAATCCAGAAGGGCGTAGTAATCCTTCACTTCTGTCACTTTTTCCAGAAGCCCTTTCAAGTGTTCTCTCATGACCTTATGAAAGGCCAAAACATATGTTTCGAACACATTAAAGCTTGGCGGGTAACAGGACGTAAGCTCTGCTTTTACTTTCACCAACTGCTCAACAATCACTTTTCCCACTTGTCCTAAATGTATGGCCAACCAGGAAGTATTTTCCTCATGGCTGTCCAGGTGAATCTTCTTAATTGTCTCTTTCACTCCACTTTCTACTGCAGCCCCCCAGACATCTCTCCATCCCCCTGTCTGCCCCACATCTCCTTCCCTCTTTTCCTCTTCTTGGATGATGCCAGCCACCTGTACCAGTAGTTCTTTCCTGCAAGTAGGCTGGGTAGAGGATTGCTGGACAATTTCAGTAAGTTGATTTTGCAGGTTGTTGTCGAGCATACTCAAGTCTTTCTGTTTACTTAACATTTCCATTGGCAAAGCTTTTTCACCCAGTGCTTCTTGCTCACATTGAATCTCTTTTCGCAAGGAGAGTATATTGAGATAGGCCTCTTCCAATACATTATTTTTAATGAAATTGTTAATCTCCATTACTACAAAAACAGATAGGAAAAACAGAGAAAAGCAGACACGATAATGAAGATACATAAAAAATATGTAACACTTCAGTTGGTTTAAAGTGAATATTAACGCAAGAAATGTTACCCTCACAAATAAGCACTTCTCACAAACTACAAAACTACCTAATTCATCTGTgtctacagaaaacatttgatttTGAAAcagctgctttttcttttctttaagagAACAAGAGCGATAGGATCAGGCATGTAGGAAGATGCCTTAAGTGCGGTGGCTGCCAACTGAGTGTAAAAGTGTGACATCATAGATACTTAGGGTTTACCCCTTTCATGTCTATAAACAGTGAAgctaaaaattatttaattttttttaaaaacacaattaCCTGATAAAGGTACTGGGGGGATCTCAGGTAGAATGTATAACTTCCAGACCTTTGCTGTTCCTCCTGTCACCTCTGAAGTTTTCTCCTCTGATGATAGCAAAACCTCTTTGCTGCTTAGCTGCTCTTGTTTGGGCGTATTTTCTTTCTTACTTCCAAAAAACATTCTCCTTCGAACAGATTCCTGCTTTGTAAGCTGTTCTTCTATTGTGTCATAAACAAAaggacaagtaaaaaaaaaaaatcacattataaCTATATGATCACGAATCACCTAAAGCCTTTAGGGTGGCCAACAGTGATCCTATGCAGAAGTAAATAAAAAGAGGAAGTAGAAAAAGACAGGTATACAGAGTGCACAAAGAACCAGGAATTGGTGGCTGTCTATACTGAGGCGTACCGTATGCACGCCTCAGTATAGACAGGAAAAATATATTTTTCCCAACACTTTTGAAATGTGGTACTTACTTGGTGAAGTTGGAGATTGTACCATATAGTCAGAGGAAGTACCATGGTCATTTCCAGTATTTGGCCTTTCTTTGTTTTTGAAGGGCAAAGGACTTATCTCTCCAACTCGTCGAATGCTTTTTCTGACAGTTTTCATAATGCCATTCTTCTTTTTTGTACTATTTATCTGTGTGCTGTTATTTTCTCTCATTTCAGTTGAGAATAAGTCCTCACCACATGCTGAAATGTCACTAAGTCCATCTGCTTCAGTGTTTACGTTATCTGCCATCCTTCCAGCCAAAGGCCTATGATCTATAGGAGTATGACAGAGAAAAATAAATCAGATATGCTAAGGAAAGCTAAATAATCATGAAATAATAAGCATGTAATTAGTTTTGTATTGAAGGGTTGACTTGGCCATGTGATGGAAGTAGTTTTGTAGTTTCAACACCATGATCTTTTTGTTTACTGAAAACATGCAAATTGCCCTGAGAAGGGGAAGGTGTGTATGTGACCACAACTACACTACCTtacaacagaggtggacaaagtacccaagtttattacttaagtcaaagtacagatcccacgggttaaatgttactctgatacaagtgaaagttgtccagtcaaatttttactgaagttaaagtcctgaagtacttgcttttaaaaatacttaagtactaaaagtacattttctgtcaatgcatcattgtattattgccacaacacttacaaaacctaatgcctctgaagcaactgactggatttactgactaacttgtacgtagaacctgtagagctgaagctccacctgacatgctagcaaactcttttcaaacccaaaatcatattgagtagctaacactactagaaaagaaagatttctaaattttgtttatttggcaagattatgctaaaacgtatttctgaaaggacttcagataagttaacgttattcatgttagtgtaactccgtttttacatgctaactaacagtgtccaaattaactagctatgtgttaacgttagccgtggacaaggcgatggcaacttggcgggcaaatccatagaaagtcatttgactaaccagactgcataactATTGCAAtgctatcgctagctctaaaagcacagacaacttcattgcaagctttctcttggagtaaaacatttacatacctcaatatgcttctgcaggttggccggtgagtttttgtaggccgtgatgtggtctaCTTGAGTAAATGTCAAAATGTATCTACATTTAAAAGTGCATTAGCCAAGATTTGTCAAAATTTGGCAAGATTAGGAATCTAAATGTTATGTAGGTGGAGTTGAATCAGATTTGAATGCTTTTTTAAACTCCTTTAGCCCACCAGTGTACACAGCTCCAACTCCAGAAACTATGGTGGTTTACCTGGAGTTCGCATTTGCAAGGACTGTCATGACATTACTTTCAACCACAAAAGCAAAGTTACAAGAATCCATGCAtcaatccattatccgtaaccgcttatcctgtatagggtcatgggcaagctggagcctatccaaactgactatgggcgagagccggggtacaccctggacaagtcgccaggtcatcacagggctgacacagagagacagacaaccattcacactcacacctacagtcaatttagagccaccaattaacctaacctgcatgtctttggactgtgcgggaaatcggagcacccggaggaaacccacgcagacatggggagaacatgcaaactccacacagaaagacccccatcggctgctgggctcgaacccagaaccttcttgctgtgaggcgacagtgctaaccactacaccaccgtactgccagtTATAAGAGTATACACAATATACTACAACTTGTAATGATTTATGAGGATGGTCACAAGGGCATTTACTGTCCTTTTTTCTTTGTAATAAGCTCTTATGATCTTTAAGATGTGGTATTAACATGTTAGCCTTGCTAGCTAAAAGATACGCTGTTTGAAAGACAAGTTATGACTTTATAAACATGCAAGTGTTACATCTTCACCTGCTCGCACTCAGGAACCCACTTCACAGAATTCACAGCGACCTTCAAATACGGCCATCGTAGACCACAACAATCATCATGCATCGCACCATTCCCAGTCTCCAGAATTGTAATCAGACAGACCTGTTCCTGATTATAGCTCACATATTAAAGGACTCTCAGTTACACAGTTACTTTGTGAAGTAACTTTAGTTAGTCAGTTAGTCAAACCTTTAGAGTTTGTGCTGATCACCTGGTTATTGGCCCAGTTTGTGTTTTGATTATCGATTATAGTCTCTGCCTTTGACATTCTGTTTGTGTCTCGCCTGGCCATTGCCTGTTTACTATTACTGCCTTTGCCTCacaatttggatttgtttgccattgTGTTCTTAATAAGCACTCTGTTCTGCCTTTACATCTGTCTGTCGCCTGCatacctgacacaaaatatttggctCATAATGATTTATGAGGATAGTCATGAATGCAGttattgtcatttttttttaaatgaaatgaaataatgaGGAAAAATGTATTGAATTGATTGGCTATGTAAAGCCAGCTACTCAAGCATTTCAAAACGTGATATAGATTCCATCTTGGAAAAGCACTGCCAGCATTTTTTCTAGTTTCACTATATTTCATGTCTatgcattttagttaataggagaATTATCTGTCTGCGCTCAACATTTACTGATTTGAGACTGACACTATGTCTCAATTTACATACTTCCACACTTACACTTGCTATTTTGAGTGCAGAAGTGCATTCACACTGACAAGTATGGCAACATgcagggcactatgagtacctAGATGCTGTACTCATAATGGTCAAAAAGGTTGAGTGTACAATGCTGGACACTTCTCATCCTCAGTGCTCACCATATTGGCTATGTAGCGGAAGGAGAAAGACCACCAGCCTATTTTCAGACAGTTGGAGGAGGGCACGTTGTTAACACCAATGATGGCATAATTTCCATTTCGTGTAAAGCGGGGGCACACACAAGTGAGGAAAATTAAAAACACGTTAATTTTTAAGATGTGTGCAAAAAAGCCAGTAGATATTTCAGCAGCTCATGTGACAATCGCAATCAAATGTTGTGACTGTCATTTCTGGTAAGTTTACAActtgcggcagcacggtggtgtagtggttagcactgttgcctcacaacaagaaggtcctgggttcgagcccagtggctgacaagggtctttctgtgtgaagtttgcatgttgtttgcgtgggtttcctccgggtgctctggtttcctccacagtccaaaggcatgcaggttaggctaattggtggctctaaattgactgtcgatgtgaatggttgtttttgtctatgtgtcagccctgcgatgatctggtgacttgtccagtgtgtaccctgcctctcacccatagtcagctgggataggctccagcttacctgcaaccctgtagaacaggataagtggctatggatggatggatgtacaactTGCCTTGTCTGATTTGAGACAACACTATCCTGTTGAAATTCATGCACTATGGAAGTAAGTACATAGTGTGCACAGAGTACTACATGGAAGAGTACTAAGGGAAGTTTCTAGATTGAGACACAGAATGAGATTGGGTGGAGTGATGCAATGCTGGTGAGTGTCTATAAAATAACTGACAAGAGGCTCCTCCAAACACAAACAAACCTTGCAGACCAGAAGGCATTTTTCTAACCATGTTTCCTCAGCCACATAAAACACTTGAGTTGAGGCGATGGCATTATTTTTTATCATGTTCAACAGATTTTTCCATGCTCTTGTAATAAGAAGAAAAATGACTATTGCACCTTTAAATAAGCAAGAACACAAGTGATTTGTTTAGTACCTGGGAAAAAGAAATATCTCACTAAACTTTGAAGGTACAAGCACTGCCACCAAATGCttaattttcatcaataacccattgcaaagcatcacaagctgtagtgtgactgtagcctaacctatcaatcacagcaacactagccaaGTATTCACTCAATAATACTTTGTAAAATATAAATAGTCTAAGTATTTTCCACTCCTGCTATTAACTGAAAGTAAGTCAAATACTGTATAAGGCAGCATGGTGACgggtagcactgccacctcatagCTTCAGGGTCTCCAGTCGAACCCGAGTAGTTTGTATGAAGTTTTACATGCTCTTGCCATGTTcatgtgggcttcctctgggttttCTTGTTTCTTCCCCCTCCCAAACATGCCaatactggctactctaaatttccccTGTGAATGAATTGCCAAGCTGTCTGTCTTGTGCCCAGTATTCCCAGGGTAGGCTCTGGAATCACATGACCCTGACTGGGATATAtttgttactgaagatgaataaaggAATAATCCATGCACAATGCCAGATATGACAACACAAAGCACAAGGCATCAAAGTAAATCAAAAGAAATCCTCATGCTAAAATGTCTTCATTTAAATGGCATGCAGTTACGACCAATGTGAAATGATATAATTTATAAATATAAATCAGGAAAATCCTGTCCATGCAGTTCCATAGGGCATTTCCAAGTGCCCTTGTGTCATGAACCACATCCATTGAAAAAATTTAACTCTGAACACAAATTTAATTCTGAGGATACAGAATagaatctaaaacattttaaaacaaaatgtatattttttcACACAATGTCTTAATTAAATCTGCctttatatataaattaaatcttttaaaattattttaaatgtgGTAAATTGTGAAACTTTGAGATGAACACTTAGAGAGTAAAGCCTGGCTCCTCAGTTTAACCATAAACACTTGTTTACAAAACTCAGACACAAAATTAAACTGTTTTTTAcagcaaaagaaaaagaagaagaagaggaggaggaagaagaagaggaggaggaggaggaagaagaagaagtggtggaggagaaggaggaggaggaagaagaagaagaggaggaggagaaagaagaagaggaggaggaagaagaagaggaggaggaagaagaagaagaagaggaggagaaagaagaagtagaagaagaagaagaggaggaggaggcagaagaagaagaagaagaagaagaagaagtggaggaggagtaggaggaggaggaagaagaagaagtggtggaggaggaagaggaggaagaagaagaggaggaggaagaagaagaagaggaggaagaagtagtagaagaggaggaagaagaagaagaagaagaagaagaagaagaagaggaagaggaggaggaagaagaagaagtggtggaggaggaggaggaggaagaagaagaagaggaggagaaagaagaagaagaagtagaagaagaagaggaggaggaagaagaagaagaggaggaggaggaagaagaggaggaggaagaagaagaagtggtggtggaggaggaagaggaggaagaagaagagaaggaggaagaagtagaagaagaagaagaagaagaagaggaggaataagaagaagaagtggaggaggaggaagaagaagaggaggaggaagaagaagtagaggaggaggaagaagaagtagtggtggaggaagaggaggaagaagaattagaagaagaagaaaaagaagaagtggtggaggaggaagaagaagaagtggtggaggagaaggaggaggaggaggaagaagaagaagaagaagtggaggaggaggaggaagaagaagaagagaaggaggaagaagtagaagaagaagaagaagaagaagaagaagtggaggaggaggaagaagaagaggaggaggaagaagaagtagaggaggaggaggaagaagaagtagtggtggaggaagaggaggaagaagaattagaagaagaagaaaaagaagaagtggtggaggaggaagaagaagaagtggtggaggagaaggaggaggaggaagaagaagaagaggaggaggaagaagaagaagaagtggaggaggaggaggaggaggaggaggaggaggaggaggaggaagtagtggaggaggaggaagaagaagaagaagaagaagaagaagaagaagtggtggtggaggaggaagaggaggaagaagaagagaaggaggaagaagtagaagaagaagaggaggaggaagaagaagaagtagaagaagtaGTGGCGGAGGAaggggaggaagaagaagaggaggaagaagacttagaagaagaggaggaggaagaagaagaagaagaagtggaggaggaggaggaggaggaggaggaagaagaaaaagtagaagaggaggaggaagaagaattaGAAGAGGAAGAagtagaggaggaggaagaagaagaagaagaggaagaagaggaggaagaagaagtagaggaggaggaagaagaagcagaagaaacaGTCAGCTAGCTGATTGTTATATAATATTCTATCATAGTTACCCGCTAAAGAAGTCTAATGCTCGCCATAGCCCTGTTGTTTTCACCGAAATATAACATTATGCACCTTAAAACTAGCTTAGCCTATATTACCTTTCGAAACAAGCAAACTATTTCTAATAGTCTTCAGGAAGTTGGAAAGGTTTAGGCGATAAACCTGAAAAGCTTCGCACACAGGTAGCCTACTGAATCGACTCCCTTTAACCTTGAGAGCGTCTCGGACAGGCACGACTGCACAGATAAGCAACCCGAAGAGCGGAGTATTAACCCTGTATCACCTCTCCGACGCCTGAGCCGGCTACAGTACTGACTTTCATATCGACCAAACAGCCTGCGATATCATTTCGCTAATTGGCGGACACTTACCATGCACTGCAGGTTACAGAAACCTCAAAGCAAATGCGCAAACCCTTTCCTTTCGCTTCTGTAAAAGCTGTCGAAGTGCACTAAGGTTCACCTCGGGAAAGCACCTGCAGCCATTACAGCCACACACCACTTCATCCAGGTGTGTAGGGGTGgagacagcagcagcaacaacaacccaCCTAACAAGCCGGTTTCATCCCGTAAATGTACGACTGTAAATATAATCTGAGCAGTCAGTGACTCAGGAAAAGTTAAACTATAGCCTATTAATATAACCTGCGGCTGAAAACACTTCCTATTTTCATACACATTTAGATCTAaacgtaccacacacacacacacacacaggctgtaaTGTGTGACT
This window contains:
- the exoc3l4 gene encoding exocyst complex component 3-like protein 4 isoform X2; amino-acid sequence: MADNVNTEADGLSDISACGEDLFSTEMRENNSTQINSTKKKNGIMKTVRKSIRRVGEISPLPFKNKERPNTGNDHGTSSDYMVQSPTSPKEQLTKQESVRRRMFFGSKKENTPKQEQLSSKEVLLSSEEKTSEVTGGTAKVWKLYILPEIPPVPLSVMEINNFIKNNVLEEAYLNILSLRKEIQCEQEALGEKALPMEMLSKQKDLSMLDNNLQNQLTEIVQQSSTQPTCRKELLVQVAGIIQEEEKREGDVGQTGGWRDVWGAAVESGVKETIKKIHLDSHEENTSWLAIHLGQVGKVIVEQLVKVKAELTSCYPPSFNVFETYVLAFHKVMREHLKGLLEKVTEVKDYYALLDFILNRYHSEKIMGSDSLQLELKEELKTLKLDDDFLDQIKNAYCDRLQVDVRSSLDNIIKLEHDEMWKDKNKPQINEELYLSHIHMDILMNINGPIQASSLLDVKLEHRVICCCLQELKEFPKRFESAFVQWNKTLLDPSLWAEYHITYINSFRDLNEQIENYRKQCPSQVEQLREEINGLVNILSQALLEHFKTDTKPLLKMMMTKKWLSSDEDFQQLHEKIETLSQQCKHMSPQHVQNSVEHWLYPVGNHLQKIIGETKKSEIKNCLQPLVDDYPDFSKKHLSAVLYFRGVRRGRQRQILQKLSDLKQNVNAGSKQHELFSRMETAASGNLFNVHCSCFSVFNPGN
- the exoc3l4 gene encoding exocyst complex component 3-like protein 4 isoform X1, which produces MADNVNTEADGLSDISACGEDLFSTEMRENNSTQINSTKKKNGIMKTVRKSIRRVGEISPLPFKNKERPNTGNDHGTSSDYMVQSPTSPKEQLTKQESVRRRMFFGSKKENTPKQEQLSSKEVLLSSEEKTSEVTGGTAKVWKLYILPEIPPVPLSVMEINNFIKNNVLEEAYLNILSLRKEIQCEQEALGEKALPMEMLSKQKDLSMLDNNLQNQLTEIVQQSSTQPTCRKELLVQVAGIIQEEEKREGDVGQTGGWRDVWGAAVESGVKETIKKIHLDSHEENTSWLAIHLGQVGKVIVEQLVKVKAELTSCYPPSFNVFETYVLAFHKVMREHLKGLLEKVTEVKDYYALLDFILNRYHSEKIMGSDSLQLELKEELKTLKLDDDFLDQIKNAYCDRLQVDVRSSLDNIIKLEHDEMWKDKNKPQINEELYLSHIHMDILMNINGPIQASSLLDVKLEHRVICCCLQELKEFPKRFESAFVQWNKTLLDPSLWAEYHITYINSFRDLNEQIENYRKQCPSQVEQLREEINGLVNILSQALLEHFKTDTKPLLKMMMTKKWLSSDEDFQQLHEKIETLSQQCKHMSPQHVQDFVSDVHYFVVREYISQLMKNRYSCTNRKNEEASDKIEVQWSELCELFQEMNSVEHWLYPVGNHLQKIIGETKKSEIKNCLQPLVDDYPDFSKKHLSAVLYFRGVRRGRQRQILQKLSDLKQNVNAGSKQHELFSRMETAASGNLFNVHCSCFSVFNPGN